The window tagggtccgtttgataagagatttctagtaacattatttaagttttatggaaatatgtgtggatgaaaaagtgtgtggaaatacgtgttgtggtatttaaacaacaattttcgttgtttaaacaCTGTTACCAAACGGGGCCAAATGGTTGGGGAAAACATAGAAAATTAGAAAGTTtcttctgaaaattaaaaaagatgaTGGGAATGCGTGCATCAAGAAAACGTACACacaagtttctcaaaaaaaaaaaaaaaaaaaaaaaaaacatacacaacATTTTGAATCAAACATATTATCTCTTGTATACAAGGAGTAAGTAGTGATAACCTCAGCATTAGGAGTAGAATATAATTAGTGTAATGATCATCACTATTAAATTGAGAGGGGACTCTTGCCAGATTAGAGATTGTATGGAACAAAATCCTCTTCATTTCATaggtaatattttttattgatggGCTTTGACAGTGTACATGAGTGccatgttatttaattttttaagtggtGTGACATTACATACACTTTTAGATTTGTATTGTTTggaaaattattcaatattttcatTGCTATTGATTCGAAGTGAACTATCCTTGACAAAACTAATTCAGAGTAAACTACAGCAGATCAAAACCTAAGTTACCTCACTAACATTATACTGATTGAAAGCAAGCATTCAAATCAAACACAATTGTTACAAGTAAATACTAGAATCAAACTTGATTAAACTTAATTACAAAGTACAACGGGAACATTTACAAGCATAAAAAATTCTTCGCTACTCCTAGGAAGTAGAAGATCTATTGAGAAACACAAATGATCTCAATAACTTCTCTGGTGTGTCGTGGTGTCTTCTTCCATAGAATGAGCCTCTATTTATGCTTAAAGGTTACCATCAATTATGCTTTTCATGTGTCGCTTCAAATGGTTCTGATAAGCTCTTGTAACTTCTCTGAAGCAATTGCTCCAAAGTCGTCTGCATCAATGCCTTGTGTCACttgtttttgtaatttcctCAAGTAAACTGTCCCACGCTTTCCTTAACCGCTTCGAATCATACCAAATTAACGCAGCTTGCCAACATTCTAGGCATTATTCccggtttttatttattttgcttggATTTCTGTCACTTGCATCTTTCCAACTGAACATCTTTTATAGAGCTACCTGtttcatattaattattattttaatcccaACACCAAGATTAAAAGGCTTTTGAAAGAATAATCTTCCTCACAAAGTCAGGAATACAATGCCACAAGCTTGcaactgaaaaaaataaataaataaataaaataaaaactgctATAATATCAAAGTCACATACAAAAATCATATAGCACATGCTTTTTGTGATGCACAAAGTCCAAGGTAAAACCACGTTTGCCAAGTAGTCCAGAACTAACTACAGCCTCCAGCTCTCAGACACagtgaaaggagagagaaatcTCCACTTTTTGGTCCCTGCCTCTAGGTCCATTTAAGGTTTCCTCAAGTGAAGCTGTGAAGGTCTTTTAGACGATCTTTAACAGAGTCATTTAGGTTGCTCCACCAGTTTATAGTGCATTCAATCACTTTCAATTTTGGTGCATTTTCAACACTGAACGGTAAATCCCTCAGCTCTGGACAAGTCTTGATCTTCATAATCTCCAAAGAGGGCCATTCAAACGAGGCATCCTCACATACACTAAACAATCTTGGTAGGTTGCATAGTTCCATGTTCTTCAATCTGGGAAGGGCTTCAGATTGAACTATGATTCCATCTTCAATGATCTCTTTAATCGCAGAACAATCCTCAACTTGTAAATCCTGCAAGTGACAGAGTAGCTGGACCAAATCTCCTGGGAAAAGGCATTTTAGCTTTGGACAGCTTTTCAGTGTCAAAGTTGTGAGTTTAGTGAGGCTAGTTGGGTGAATTGAGCCTTTGCAGATACTCACCAGTTTTGGGAGGTTGATTAGGTGTAGCTTTTGCAAGAATTCAAATGAGACACCAGTGGCCATGCCACCATCAATGATGCTTTCTATTTCATTGCATTCTTCAATTGTACAAGCTTCCACCTCTTTCAAATAGTCAGTGCCAAATACTGATAAGTTCTTAGCATGATGACGACCAATGAGTTCAAAACTTAGAGCTTTATTGAGTATCTTTGAAAGTGCAAAAGGAATATCTTCTTCTACAACAGAAAATCTTAAATGCCGTTCAGCTGTGTatccaaaaaaatcaaatccaagaaaattgTCTGCCTTGTGATTGCCAACTAGGATTCTGAATGATCTAAAGCCGTTACCTTCCCACCCcatgctattttttttccaagataTGCAGTTCTCAATGAAAGTTTCAAAGCAACTGAGTCTTGGAAAGTAGAAACAAAGACTTGTCAATGCCTCCAAGCTAGCAACTTCCTCAGCAACTCTATCTACAATCTGGTTCCAAATTTGGTTTTTGAAATTCACATCAATACTCAACTCTTGTAATGAAGAAAGACTTGCAATTACATTAGAAGGAATCATCTCTTCCTGTTGGCCATTGATGTGATTGGGACAACCAAAATTCTGCTTAAATGAAACTCTTAAACATTTCAAACTAGTCAATTGGGCAAGTTGTTCAGGCAAGGTGAGAATTCCTGTGCAGCGAATATCAAGGATTTCAAGACTCTTTAGTTTCTCTAGTTCAGGAGGCAACTCCTCCAATTCACTACAATTGTTTAGATATAGCACCCTTAGGTTTATCAAGCTAGAAATAGATGATGTCAATGATATGATCCTTGTATCATACAAATCCAAAACTCGAAGGTCACACATGTATTCAAAGAATAATTCTGGAATTTTTGTCAAGCTTGGATTTTTTTGTAGTAGTAATGTTGAGATTTTGGTACATGCAGGCCTACAAGGTAGATTATATAATTTCTGACTGATCAATGACACCCTTTGCACACCTTCCCATTCTTCCTCTAATGGTTGTTCTTCTATCTCTTCACCATCACCTACCAAAAACTTTGAATCCTTCTCTTCCTGGTACATGATCTTAAGAGCCATGCGTCGGAGAAACAGAGGCATCTTAAAGTGTCCTGCTTTTCTACCCCTTTCCAACAaagatttcttttcaaattcccTTATTATAGCATGTCCTTTGTCACGAGCATCTCCAAGCTTTCTAGCTTCAACAATAAATTGTTCAGCTTTCCAGCACTCGATCAAGTACTCCTGGTAAACTTCATAGTCTGGGGGAAAAAATGCCCAGTACAATAGGCAAGGCTTCTTATCCACGGGTAGCTTGTCATAAATAAGTTTAAATGCCTTGTAAACTTCTTGCAATTCTTGCACGGGTTCCGTGCCTGGTGATTGCATATCAGACAATAGATGACGCCACACAGCTGGATCATCCTCATTTCTCAAACTATATGCTATTAACTTGATCACTTGCGGCATCCCACCGCACTCCTTCAGTAATCTGTCTGCAATTTTCTTGTAGGTTGGTCGATCTATGATATTTCCCACTATTTTTCGGAACAAGTTTTTTGCATCATCATTGGATAATCTTTCAATCTTAATATGATCATCcattaaacaacaaaaatctctATCTCTATAGGCAAATATCACTGCTCCATGTTCATGGTCGTCATGAATGCCAACTTCTTTCAGATTAATTTCTGAGAAAACCTCATCGAGAAGCAATAGATATTTCTTGTTAACCAGAATTTCAGATATTATGTCTGCCATTTGATCATGGATCCCTTTCACTTCTACTTTTAACTGCTCCAAAATTGCTAGCTGTATCTTTCTCACACTCCCCCCTTTTGAAAGAGTTACCCAAAAGATATCATCAAACAACTGAATTTCATGTACTTTGTTGTTTAACTTTTCCATTACCATTGTTTTGCCCACTCCTGGTAGTCCCCATACCCCAATTCTCTTCAATTTGTCATCTTTTAGCAACTTTATTAGCATTTCTACGTGCTCATCAAGTGATGGCACATTACCTATCTTCTCAGGATGCTTCCTTATTGGGATTGGTGACGGTGCCCTTTCAACCATTATAGTTATGTTTTCTACTCGACTCTTTAGATCAATCACCTCTGCAGTCTTTGTCACTGTAGTTTTACCAAGCTTTAGGAGAGAAGGAAATGGACAGAGTCCACAAAAGCATCTGCTTGTATTCTGATACCTGTTTCTCAGTTCTTGGATTTTGCCTTTCATTTCTTGAACCTCATCAAGCCAGGTTGTGCATTCACGGGTCCTCTCCATTATTTGTTCTTTCCTGTCCAGCAATGTAGTTACATCTGCCTCCTTACTAAGGAGATATCTTTCTTCTCGTTCAAGAATGACAATGTTTTCACTGAGATTTCTCACATAACCATATTTGCGCCCCAAACATCCTATTATCCCATCCCCAGCTTGTACTGCTGGTGTCACCAAATTCCCAATTGCTTGTGCAGCTGCTGTGCCCAACATCCTgcaaaaattgttttaaaagaaaattgacaatTACATGGGAACTATGttcttttttaatgtaataaGATAAACAATCGACGAATGAAATCAAGCACCACCTGCTAGTAAAGGTGCAGC of the Quercus robur chromosome 10, dhQueRobu3.1, whole genome shotgun sequence genome contains:
- the LOC126702865 gene encoding disease resistance protein UNI-like — translated: MLGTAAAQAIGNLVTPAVQAGDGIIGCLGRKYGYVRNLSENIVILEREERYLLSKEADVTTLLDRKEQIMERTRECTTWLDEVQEMKGKIQELRNRYQNTSRCFCGLCPFPSLLKLGKTTVTKTAEVIDLKSRVENITIMVERAPSPIPIRKHPEKIGNVPSLDEHVEMLIKLLKDDKLKRIGVWGLPGVGKTMVMEKLNNKVHEIQLFDDIFWVTLSKGGSVRKIQLAILEQLKVEVKGIHDQMADIISEILVNKKYLLLLDEVFSEINLKEVGIHDDHEHGAVIFAYRDRDFCCLMDDHIKIERLSNDDAKNLFRKIVGNIIDRPTYKKIADRLLKECGGMPQVIKLIAYSLRNEDDPAVWRHLLSDMQSPGTEPVQELQEVYKAFKLIYDKLPVDKKPCLLYWAFFPPDYEVYQEYLIECWKAEQFIVEARKLGDARDKGHAIIREFEKKSLLERGRKAGHFKMPLFLRRMALKIMYQEEKDSKFLVGDGEEIEEQPLEEEWEGVQRVSLISQKLYNLPCRPACTKISTLLLQKNPSLTKIPELFFEYMCDLRVLDLYDTRIISLTSSISSLINLRVLYLNNCSELEELPPELEKLKSLEILDIRCTGILTLPEQLAQLTSLKCLRVSFKQNFGCPNHINGQQEEMIPSNVIASLSSLQELSIDVNFKNQIWNQIVDRVAEEVASLEALTSLCFYFPRLSCFETFIENCISWKKNSMGWEGNGFRSFRILVGNHKADNFLGFDFFGYTAERHLRFSVVEEDIPFALSKILNKALSFELIGRHHAKNLSVFGTDYLKEVEACTIEECNEIESIIDGGMATGVSFEFLQKLHLINLPKLVSICKGSIHPTSLTKLTTLTLKSCPKLKCLFPGDLVQLLCHLQDLQVEDCSAIKEIIEDGIIVQSEALPRLKNMELCNLPRLFSVCEDASFEWPSLEIMKIKTCPELRDLPFSVENAPKLKVIECTINWWSNLNDSVKDRLKDLHSFT